In Plasmodium brasilianum strain Bolivian I chromosome 1, whole genome shotgun sequence, a single genomic region encodes these proteins:
- a CDS encoding mitogen-activated protein kinase organizer 1 — protein sequence MNIDISVKRAGILSGHKACITKILFSNDENYILSSSLDNKICLWNVNTHLHINTYKDVHKKGINDIALFKDNSKFFSAGNDAYVYLWDTLSNRILNRVNVNDKVNVAKLSKNEKLLFCSKNNSVNIYDFRERDFKKKNRPLQVFSDAKDLISDIFLDEFEIYSCSIDNSLRLYDLRMGKMMSYDMKSSILSMDLTNDRNYVGVNLIDNSIKLIEKNSGTVLGLYKGDMNNNHRRNIKFDNKNKFILSCSYKNELLIYDIVNSNIINSTTFYNDLEFEEDLDIYKNTYYILPIGKPTYYLNINKHILTENAYIDRDKYNSILNKYKHYGKKVSTHSSDADFQNVNNKIVCGDIDGDIHVLQLYYM from the exons ATGAATATTGACATAAGCGTAAAAAGAGCCGGAATACTATCAGGACATAAAG CATGTATAACAAAAATTCTGTTCAGCAATGATGAGAATTATATCCTCAGTTCAAGTttagataataaaatatgtctGTGGAATGTGAACACGCATctacatataaatacgtacaaGG atgttcataaaaaaggaataaatgaTATTGCTCTTTTCAAAGACAAcagcaaatttttttcagCAG GAAATGATGCGTACGTGTACTTATGGGACACCCTTTCCAATAGAATTTTAAATAGAGTTAACGTGAATG ATAAGGTAAATGTAGCTAAACTgagcaaaaatgaaaaattactATTTTGTAGCAAAAACAATtcagtaaatatatatgacttCAGGGAAAGAGatttcaaaaagaaaaacaggCCCCTACAAGTCTTCAGTGATGCAAAGGATTTAATTTCCGA TATTTTCCTTGATGAGTTTGAAATATACAGCTGCAGTATTGACAACTCTTTGAGACTTTACGATCTGCGAATGGGAAAGATGATGAGTTACGACATGAAATCGTCCATTTTGAGTATGGATCTGACGAACGACAGAAATTACGTGGGCGTTAATTTAATTGATAATAGCATTAAACTGATTGAAAAGAATAGCG GAACTGTGCTGGGGCTATATAAAGGCGACATGAACAACAATCACAGAAGGAACATAAAATTTGACAACAAAAATAAGTTCATCCTTTCATGTTCTTACAAAAACGAATTGCTCATTTACGATATTGTTAACAGTAACATAATTAACAGTACAACATTTTACAACGACCTCGAATTTGAAGAGGATTTggatatatacaaaaacacGTACTATATATTACCTATAGGTAAACCAACTtactatttaaatattaataaacacATACTAACAGAAAATGCGTACATAGACAGGGACAAATATAATTcgattttaaataaatataaacactACGGTAAAAAGGTAAGTACACATTCATCTGATGCGGACTTTCAAAATGTAAACAATAAGATAGTATGCGGCGACATAGATGGTGATATACATGTGTTAcagttatattatatgtaa
- a CDS encoding filament assembling protein, producing MFEIKKEIIQNSKKKDTDSFKKSDDNTSTYNSKESVNNFDKCENNSSSCSDEKISKEYPRVQNTLDDSNENHSGNNRRNNRSNNNNNNNNNNNNNNNNNNNNNNNNNKNKNKNNKNNNGSNNHNNFFYESSFHKKKIKKKIYSPFIRNNSEYFQSSDDISSNISSCTIRKGNKEILNSKYNLNKSTDEDKKDINNCKLQDFTHLQNNLYERSLNNSFSLTRNEIKYYCENNRVNKHFGEEGGKGNLKLNMNGVSLVGGVNRVNDVTHNSANHNNASSSYNEENLFYKPNKISCERNKAHKKSPLGCNLKKTNNMNYENDNTMFSEMVKKSFDINEKCINNNTKIKIKRLCEKIEGFEKEIKNEILQKKNVEKEKIYVIREAINKLEKNLNNEIKKRIEHNRNIQNIFSSEILKVQEKIENVVNDKVNEIENAIKVLNDKINTISVNIENEKIKCIQNLEKKNNNIAKEFSNLQSSFQQDKINNKEKENNICKKLEEIEKKSESKIETEKNIRDSKYQEIISYIEEIKKEKKGKNENFQNFVLEEIATIKNGLILESQAREAADDDIVQAVNHYTKALQDSLRLINSN from the exons AtgtttgaaataaaaaaagagataataCAAAACAGCAAGAAAAAAGACACTGATTCATTCAAGAAATCAGATGATAACACATCAACATATAACAGCAAGGAAagtgtaaataattttgataaatGTGAAAACAACAGTAGTTCATGTTcagatgaaaaaataagtaaagaATATCCTCGTGTACAGAACACACTCGATGACAGCAACGAAAATCATAGCGGTAATAATCGCAGAAATAATCGAagcaataacaacaataacaacaacaataacaataacaacaacaataacaataacaataacaataacaacaacaataacaaGAACAAGAACAAGAACAACAAGAACAACAACGGCAGTAATAACcataataactttttttacGAAAGCTCGtttcataaaaagaaaataaagaaaaaaatatactctCCTTTTATCCGAAATAATAGCGAATATTTTCAAAGTAGTGATGATATAAGTAGCAATATTAGCAGCTGTACTATTCGAAAAGGGAATAAAGAAATTCTGAAcagtaaatataatttgaataaaaGCACAGACgaagataaaaaagatataaacaATTGTAAATTACAAGATTTTACCCATCTACAGAATAATTTGTATGAAAGAAGTTTAAACAATTCGTTTAGTTTAACACGGAACGAAATAAAGTACTACTGTGAAAATAATAGAGTCAATAAGCATTTCGGTGAAGAGGGAGGTAAGGGAAACTtgaaattaaatatgaaCGGGGTTAGCTTAGTTGGTGGAGTGAACAGGGTGAACGATGTTACCCATAACAGTGCTAATCATAACAATGCTAGCAGCTCATACAACGAGGAGAACTTGTTTTACAAACCTAATAAAATAAGCTGTGAGAGAAATAAAGCACATAAGAAGTCTCCCCTAGgatgtaatttaaaaaaaacaaataatatgaattatgaaaatgataatacTATGTTTAGTGAAATGGTGAAAAAATCATttgatataaatgaaaaatgtattaacaataatacaaaaataaaaataaaaagattatgtgaaaaaattgaagggtttgaaaaagaaataaaaaatgaaatattacaaaaaaaaaatgtagaaaaagaaaaaatttatgttattagAGAAGCAATTAATAAActggaaaaaaatttaaataatgaaattaaaaaaagaattgaaCATAATAggaatattcaaaatatattttcatccGAGATTTTAAAGgtacaagaaaaaatagaaaacgTTGTAAATGACAAAGTAAATGAAATTGAAAATGCGATAAAAGTTCTAAAcgataaaattaatactaTAAGTGttaatattgaaaatgaaaaaattaagtgcATTCAAAATTTAGAGaagaagaataataatatagcaAAAGAGTTTTCTAATCTGCAGTCTTCTTTTCAACaagacaaaataaataacaaggaaaaggaaaacaacATTTGTAAGAAGCTCGAAGAAATTGAGAAAAAGTCCGAGAGCAAAATAGAGACAGAAAAG aaCATTCGAGACAGCAAGTACCAGGaaataatatcatatattgaagaaataaaaaaggagaagaaagggaaaaatgagaattttcaaaattttgtaCTGGAAGAAATTgcaacaataaaaaatggattaaTATTAGAGTCTCAAGCAAGAGAAGCGGCAGATGATGATATTGTACAGGCAGTTAATCACTACACAAAGGCATTACAGGACTCACTAAGACTTATCAATtcgaattaa